In the genome of Pseudodesulfovibrio senegalensis, one region contains:
- the pheA gene encoding prephenate dehydratase, with amino-acid sequence MSDTTGKPLESMRARIDRLDKELVDLLNARAQVSLEVGRHKAENNAPIYMPFREREVMNKIAHGNPGPLPEKHLRAIYKEIMSSSRRLQRPERTVYLGPEGTFSYFAALAHMGHSQYLTPKANFEEIFRAVADEGAELGVIPLENSLEGTVGQVADLFMKYPVYIQGEIYNRISHCLMSKSGDMASVKSVLSHPQPLEQCREWLDANLPGIPRRTTDSTAAAAETASDDDTVAIVGNERLAEMYGLNLLGQRIEDHPDNWTRFLVIAPSPCREDERDKTSLLFTIPDSPGALARILNTLAGSGINMTKLESRPVRGEKWKYVFFTDLECDLTKAEYESMLNTLREQCHTLRVLGTYPSARTDGGEQ; translated from the coding sequence ATGTCGGACACGACCGGAAAACCGCTCGAAAGCATGCGGGCACGCATCGACAGGCTGGACAAAGAGCTTGTGGACCTGCTCAACGCCCGCGCACAGGTCAGCCTCGAGGTGGGCCGCCACAAGGCCGAAAACAACGCGCCCATCTACATGCCCTTTCGCGAACGCGAGGTCATGAACAAGATAGCCCACGGCAACCCCGGCCCCCTGCCGGAAAAGCACCTGCGCGCCATCTACAAGGAGATCATGTCCTCCTCGCGCAGGCTGCAACGCCCGGAACGCACGGTCTACCTCGGGCCCGAGGGCACGTTCTCCTATTTTGCGGCCCTGGCCCACATGGGCCATTCCCAATACCTGACCCCCAAGGCCAATTTCGAGGAAATTTTCCGGGCCGTGGCCGACGAGGGCGCGGAACTGGGCGTGATCCCGCTGGAAAATTCCCTTGAAGGCACCGTGGGACAGGTGGCGGACCTGTTCATGAAATACCCGGTCTACATTCAGGGCGAAATCTACAACCGCATCAGCCATTGCCTCATGAGCAAATCAGGCGACATGGCCTCGGTAAAAAGCGTGCTTTCGCATCCGCAGCCGCTTGAGCAATGCCGCGAATGGCTGGATGCCAACCTGCCGGGCATCCCGCGCAGGACCACGGATTCCACCGCGGCCGCAGCCGAAACCGCGAGTGATGACGACACCGTGGCCATCGTGGGCAATGAGCGGCTGGCGGAAATGTACGGGCTGAACCTGCTGGGCCAGCGCATCGAGGACCACCCGGACAACTGGACGCGCTTTCTGGTCATCGCGCCCTCGCCCTGCCGCGAGGACGAACGCGACAAGACCTCGCTTTTGTTCACCATACCGGACAGCCCGGGCGCACTGGCCAGAATCCTGAACACGCTGGCCGGAAGCGGCATCAACATGACCAAGCTGGAATCGCGCCCGGTACGCGGCGAAAAATGGAAATACGTCTTTTTCACGGACCTCGAGTGCGACCTCACTAAGGCGGAATACGAATCAATGTTGAACACGCTGCGCGAGCAGTGCCACACCCTGCGCGTTCTGGGAACCTACCCCTCGGCACGCACGGACGGCGGAGAACAATAG
- a CDS encoding 3-dehydroquinate synthase II family protein, translated as MKRIIFKAVPYDKNLVTLALESGVDAVMVESEHVKGVQDLGRVEVITPKQMPAQPVNEKKDEETAVQRIQKGENIVLQQGWEIIPVENILAQVDSLAVEAESLDTAILAAGVLERGADTIVVLPEAAADLKRIVKELKLSQGTMELETAVVTEVAPAGLGHRVCVDTTSMLNKGQGMLVGNSSAFTFLVHAETESNPYVAARPFRINAGAVHAYCAMPGDKTSYLEELSSGTEVLIVGHDGASSLATVGRCKVEVRPMLLIKAEIKTKDGVREGQVFLQNAETIRVVTPEGEPVSVVKVKPGDKLLVRTDQAGRHFGMRITEEIKEG; from the coding sequence ATGAAACGCATCATCTTCAAGGCTGTTCCCTACGACAAGAATCTGGTCACGCTGGCACTGGAATCCGGCGTGGACGCGGTCATGGTGGAGTCCGAACACGTCAAGGGCGTTCAGGACCTCGGGCGTGTGGAGGTCATCACGCCCAAGCAGATGCCTGCCCAGCCCGTGAACGAGAAAAAGGATGAGGAAACAGCCGTACAACGCATCCAAAAGGGCGAAAACATCGTGCTGCAACAGGGCTGGGAAATCATTCCCGTGGAAAACATCCTTGCCCAGGTGGATTCGCTGGCCGTGGAAGCCGAATCACTGGACACGGCCATACTGGCAGCAGGCGTGCTGGAACGCGGGGCCGACACCATCGTGGTCCTGCCCGAAGCCGCCGCCGACCTGAAACGGATCGTCAAGGAACTCAAACTTTCGCAGGGGACCATGGAACTCGAAACCGCTGTCGTCACGGAAGTCGCCCCGGCCGGTCTCGGCCACCGCGTGTGCGTGGACACCACGAGCATGCTGAACAAGGGGCAGGGAATGCTGGTGGGCAATTCCTCGGCCTTCACCTTCCTTGTGCATGCGGAAACCGAATCCAACCCCTATGTGGCCGCCCGCCCGTTCCGCATCAACGCGGGAGCCGTGCACGCCTACTGCGCCATGCCCGGCGACAAGACCAGCTACCTCGAGGAGCTCTCCTCGGGCACTGAAGTACTCATCGTGGGTCACGACGGAGCCTCCTCGCTGGCCACGGTGGGCCGCTGCAAGGTGGAAGTCCGGCCCATGCTGCTCATCAAGGCCGAGATCAAGACCAAGGACGGCGTGCGCGAAGGACAGGTCTTCCTGCAAAACGCCGAGACCATCCGCGTGGTCACGCCCGAAGGCGAACCCGTGAGCGTGGTCAAGGTCAAGCCCGGTGACAAGCTGCTGGTCCGCACCGATCAGGCCGGACGCCATTTCGGCATGCGCATCACCGAGGAAATCAAGGAAGGCTAG
- a CDS encoding 2-amino-3,7-dideoxy-D-threo-hept-6-ulosonate synthase: MHIGKAIRLERIFNRNTGRTIVVPMDHGVTVGPIDGIVDMKEAVGRVVEGGANAVIEHKGLVRCGHRAEGKDIGLIVHLSASTCLSPLPNAKTLVGSVEDAVRLGADAVSIHCNLADEAEATMLHDFGKIASSAANWGMPLLAMVYARGPKIENEYDPEVVAHCARVGTELGADVVKVCYTGDPETFSHVTDACCIPVVIAGGPKLDSTRDFLRMVHDSIEAGGAGLSVGRNVFQHKDPTRLVEALNMVVHQDVEVDEALAHVGE, from the coding sequence ATGCATATCGGAAAAGCCATCAGGTTGGAGCGTATCTTCAACCGCAACACAGGACGCACCATCGTGGTTCCCATGGACCATGGCGTGACTGTCGGACCCATCGACGGCATCGTGGACATGAAGGAGGCCGTGGGACGCGTTGTGGAAGGCGGCGCCAACGCCGTGATCGAACACAAGGGCCTTGTTCGCTGCGGCCACCGGGCCGAAGGCAAGGACATCGGCCTCATCGTTCATCTTTCCGCGTCCACCTGCCTCTCCCCCCTGCCCAACGCCAAAACCCTCGTGGGTTCCGTGGAAGACGCGGTCCGCCTCGGCGCGGACGCGGTCAGCATCCACTGCAACCTCGCGGACGAGGCCGAAGCCACCATGCTGCACGATTTCGGAAAAATCGCATCCAGCGCAGCCAACTGGGGCATGCCCCTGCTGGCCATGGTCTACGCCCGCGGTCCCAAAATCGAAAACGAATACGACCCTGAAGTGGTGGCGCATTGCGCCCGCGTGGGCACGGAACTGGGCGCAGACGTGGTCAAGGTCTGCTACACCGGCGACCCGGAAACCTTCTCCCACGTCACCGACGCCTGCTGCATTCCCGTGGTCATCGCCGGTGGACCCAAGCTTGACAGCACCCGGGATTTCCTGCGTATGGTTCACGATTCCATAGAAGCAGGAGGCGCTGGCCTTTCCGTAGGCCGCAACGTGTTCCAGCACAAGGACCCCACCCGGCTGGTGGAAGCGCTGAACATGGTCGTGCATCAGGATGTGGAAGTGGACGAAGCCCTCGCCCATGTCGGCGAATAA
- a CDS encoding ammonium transporter, giving the protein MLFGLSHAGIRHKKVLLSLAVLSLWAIPAAAVAGDEVAFLTQDNANILWTLLAAILVMFMQAGFGCVEAGFTRAKSAGNIMMKNFLDFAAGSIIFFLFGFALMFGSDMGGFIGTSGFSLAGVADGDLPWTYTFWFFQSVFAATAATIVSGGMAERTKFSNYVLVSLIVTGFIYPVSGHWAWGSLWLGDDGAGWLEALGFCDFAGSSVVHSLGGWLALAGAMVLGPRVGKYTEDGKAKAIPGHNIPLAGLGVFILWFGWFGFNPGSTTTADNTIGLIAMNTSLSAAAGTVAAMTFSRLRYGKSDISMTMNGALAGLVGITAPCATVTPGSSIIIGLVAGVLVVLSIEFIDKVLKIDDPVGASSVHGVCGAWGTIACGLFNVGDGLFMGGGASLLGVQLLGAGAFLAWGFGGGYVMFSVLKALFGLRVSKEEELKGLDIAEHGSESYNGFQLFTTE; this is encoded by the coding sequence ATGCTTTTCGGACTGTCTCATGCCGGTATCCGGCACAAGAAGGTGCTGCTGTCACTCGCGGTCTTGTCTCTTTGGGCAATTCCCGCCGCAGCCGTAGCTGGTGACGAAGTCGCGTTTCTCACTCAGGACAACGCCAACATTCTCTGGACCCTGCTGGCGGCCATTCTGGTCATGTTCATGCAGGCCGGTTTTGGCTGCGTTGAGGCCGGATTCACCCGCGCAAAAAGTGCGGGCAACATCATGATGAAGAACTTCCTGGACTTTGCAGCGGGTTCCATCATCTTTTTCCTGTTCGGTTTTGCGCTGATGTTCGGCTCGGACATGGGCGGGTTCATCGGAACATCCGGCTTCTCGCTGGCCGGGGTTGCCGATGGCGACCTGCCCTGGACCTACACCTTCTGGTTCTTCCAGAGCGTATTCGCCGCCACCGCCGCCACCATCGTTTCCGGCGGCATGGCCGAGCGCACCAAATTTTCCAACTACGTTCTGGTGTCCCTGATCGTCACCGGCTTCATCTATCCGGTTTCCGGCCACTGGGCCTGGGGCAGCCTGTGGTTGGGCGATGACGGCGCAGGCTGGTTGGAGGCTCTCGGATTCTGTGATTTCGCAGGCTCCAGCGTGGTCCATTCTCTGGGCGGCTGGCTGGCCCTGGCTGGCGCCATGGTGCTCGGCCCGCGCGTGGGCAAGTACACCGAGGACGGCAAGGCCAAGGCCATTCCGGGTCACAACATCCCGCTGGCCGGTCTGGGCGTGTTCATCCTCTGGTTCGGCTGGTTCGGATTCAACCCCGGTTCCACCACCACTGCGGACAACACCATCGGTCTTATCGCCATGAACACCTCCCTGTCCGCCGCTGCCGGTACGGTTGCCGCCATGACCTTCTCCAGACTGCGTTACGGCAAGTCGGACATCTCCATGACCATGAACGGCGCGCTGGCCGGTCTGGTGGGCATCACCGCCCCCTGTGCCACGGTCACCCCCGGTTCTTCCATCATCATCGGTCTGGTGGCCGGCGTGCTGGTGGTTCTGTCCATTGAATTCATCGACAAGGTCCTCAAGATCGACGACCCGGTGGGCGCCTCTTCCGTTCACGGCGTGTGCGGTGCATGGGGCACCATCGCCTGCGGTCTGTTCAATGTGGGCGACGGCCTGTTCATGGGCGGCGGCGCGAGCCTGCTGGGCGTGCAGCTCCTCGGAGCCGGTGCGTTTCTGGCCTGGGGCTTCGGCGGCGGCTACGTGATGTTCTCGGTGCTCAAGGCCCTGTTCGGTCTGCGCGTCTCCAAGGAAGAGGAACTCAAGGGTCTGGACATCGCCGAGCACGGCTCCGAGTCCTACAACGGGTTCCAGCTCTTCACCACCGAGTAA
- a CDS encoding P-II family nitrogen regulator: MKLVIAYIRPEKLNDVKQALYAKEIYSLSVTNVLGSGRQKGFTETYRGVEIEVNLLKKIRLEIAVNDTFLDPCIEAINSAGKTGKEGDGVIFVVELAKAMRIRTGEDGIL, from the coding sequence ATGAAGCTCGTAATAGCATATATCAGGCCCGAAAAGCTCAACGACGTGAAGCAGGCACTGTACGCCAAGGAGATCTACTCCCTGTCCGTGACCAACGTGCTCGGCTCGGGACGCCAGAAGGGGTTCACGGAAACCTACCGCGGCGTCGAGATCGAGGTGAACCTGCTCAAGAAGATCAGGCTCGAGATCGCGGTCAACGACACCTTCCTCGATCCCTGCATCGAAGCCATCAACAGCGCAGGCAAGACCGGCAAGGAAGGCGACGGCGTGATCTTCGTCGTGGAACTGGCAAAGGCCATGCGCATCAGGACCGGAGAGGACGGAATCCTCTAG
- a CDS encoding EAL domain-containing protein, translated as MQPPTPLDELLHQDRLHTVFQPIVSLKRKAVFAYEALTRCTDPQSGQSISPQTLFAMAPDVHARLELDRACRNKALQSFACLHGGNRSMMLSLNMDVSCLTCHTRGSGCLLKAVKRLGISPSNVIIEIIESKAADMDVLLDFVEFYRNKNFLIALDDVGAGYSNLDRIPMIKPDVLKMDRSLVAGIDRHFHKLEVAKSFVQLAGRIGALVVAEGVETQDEALCLLENGVDVFQGYYFARPGDPAQDFPDIEKRVEGLAALFKERATERINRDKHRLSQYDALMLTLGMELAAGEGGLDHDLIRYLEAHPRIECLYVLDMRGIQISRTICNPLKLRKSKRLLYEPAEQGTDHSLKEYYLPLRAGLEKFTTTPYISLASGNRCITISHVFHHRKMGRDLILCADISHGSEPDNPS; from the coding sequence ATGCAACCTCCCACACCTCTCGATGAACTGCTGCACCAGGATAGGTTGCATACGGTTTTTCAGCCCATAGTCTCTCTCAAGCGCAAAGCGGTCTTCGCCTACGAGGCCCTGACCCGCTGCACAGACCCGCAAAGCGGTCAGTCCATATCGCCGCAAACCCTGTTTGCCATGGCTCCGGACGTTCATGCACGGCTGGAGCTGGACCGGGCTTGTCGCAACAAGGCCCTGCAGTCCTTTGCCTGCCTGCACGGCGGCAACCGTTCCATGATGCTTTCCCTGAATATGGACGTGTCCTGCCTGACCTGTCACACCCGCGGTTCGGGGTGCCTGCTCAAGGCTGTCAAACGATTGGGCATATCGCCCAGCAACGTGATCATTGAAATTATCGAGTCCAAGGCCGCGGACATGGACGTGCTTTTGGATTTCGTGGAGTTCTACCGGAACAAGAATTTTCTCATCGCGCTGGACGACGTGGGTGCGGGGTATTCGAATCTGGACCGCATTCCCATGATCAAGCCGGACGTGCTCAAGATGGACCGCTCGCTGGTGGCGGGCATTGACCGGCATTTTCACAAGCTGGAAGTGGCCAAGAGTTTTGTGCAGCTGGCCGGACGCATTGGTGCGCTTGTGGTGGCCGAAGGCGTGGAAACGCAGGACGAGGCCCTGTGCCTGCTGGAAAACGGCGTGGATGTTTTTCAGGGGTACTATTTTGCCCGTCCCGGTGACCCTGCCCAGGATTTTCCGGACATAGAGAAACGTGTGGAGGGCCTTGCCGCCCTGTTCAAGGAGCGGGCCACCGAGCGCATCAACAGGGATAAACATCGTTTGTCGCAGTATGATGCGCTCATGCTCACGCTGGGCATGGAGTTGGCGGCAGGAGAGGGAGGGCTGGATCATGATCTGATCCGGTATCTGGAGGCGCATCCGCGCATCGAATGCCTGTATGTGCTGGACATGCGGGGCATCCAGATTTCCCGTACCATCTGCAATCCCCTGAAGCTCAGGAAAAGCAAGCGGCTGCTTTACGAACCCGCCGAGCAGGGTACGGACCATTCCCTCAAGGAATACTATCTGCCCCTGCGTGCCGGACTGGAGAAATTCACCACGACCCCGTACATCTCATTGGCCTCGGGCAATCGCTGCATCACCATTTCCCACGTGTTTCATCATCGGAAGATGGGGCGCGACCTGATCCTGTGTGCGGACATTTCCCACGGGAGCGAACCGGACAATCCTAGCTGA
- a CDS encoding MarR family winged helix-turn-helix transcriptional regulator produces MESMQAAFSALNRAMQTHTRVSTMSFDFGVGRPLSPDEIHAIAAVDAERGSTIAEMAEALGKTGQETGPLADQLCNDGLLEKKEGGYRLTEQGLRAQENHLGFHIERDKHFLAYIASLDEDAFAQFSETCRQMEQWMDSYLIS; encoded by the coding sequence ATGGAATCCATGCAAGCCGCGTTTTCCGCCCTGAACCGGGCCATGCAGACCCACACCCGGGTCAGTACCATGTCCTTCGACTTCGGGGTGGGCCGACCGCTGTCCCCGGACGAAATTCACGCCATCGCCGCCGTGGACGCCGAACGCGGTTCCACGATCGCAGAAATGGCCGAAGCCCTCGGAAAAACCGGCCAGGAAACCGGTCCGCTGGCCGACCAACTCTGCAACGACGGATTGTTGGAAAAGAAAGAGGGCGGTTACCGGCTCACCGAACAGGGACTGCGCGCGCAGGAAAACCATCTGGGATTCCACATCGAGCGCGACAAGCACTTTCTGGCCTACATCGCCTCGCTGGACGAGGACGCCTTTGCCCAATTCAGCGAAACCTGCCGCCAGATGGAACAGTGGATGGATTCCTATCTCATCAGCTAG